In the genome of bacterium HR17, the window CCTTCCACGATGGTCGTGTCGTCTTTTGTCACGACGACTTTACGGGCGCGCCCCAGCATGTCCAGTGTCACATTCTCCAACTTGACGCCCAACTCTTCAGACAGGAAGGTGCCGCCCGTCAGGATGGCAATGTCTTCCAGCATCGCCTTGCGTCGCTCACCGAAGCCGGGCGCCTTCACGGCGCAGCACTGGAGCACGCCCCGCAGTTTGTTAATGACCAGCGTCGCCAGCGCCTCGCCCTCTACATCTTCTGCGATGACCAGCAACGGGCGCCCTGCTCGCACGACTCGCTCCAGCAACGGCACCAAGTCCATCGCGCTGCTGATTTTCTTTTCGTGGATGAGGATGAACGGCTCCTCCAACACGCACTCCATCCGTTCGGGATCGGTCACGAAGTAGGGGCTGAGGTAGCCGCGATCAAATTGCAAGCCTTCCACGAACTCCACGGTCGTCTCCGTGCCCTTGCTCTCCTCAATCGTGATGACACCGTCCTTGCCGACCTTGTCCATCGCTTCGGCGATGACCTTGCCGATTTCGGGATCGTTGCCGGCGATGGACGCGACATGCTCAATGTCCTCGCGGGTCTTGACTTCAATGGCAAATTCCTTAAGTCTCTCCACGGCGCGTTGGACGGCTTTCTCAATGCCGCGTCGCAGCGCCATCGGGTTGGAGCCGGCGGCAACCATCTTCAAGCCCTCACGCACCATCGCTTGCGCCAAAACGGTTGCAGTCGTCGTCCCGTCGCCCGCGACATCGTTGGTCTTGCTGGCGACCTCACGCACCAGTTGGGCACCCAAATTCTCAAAGTGCTCAACGAGCTCAATCTCCTTGGCGACCGTCACACCGTCTTTGGTAATGGTGGGTGCTCCGAACTTTTTGTCCAGCACGACATTGCGCCCTTTCGGACCCAGCGTCACCTTCACTGCATTGGCGACTGCGTTAACGCCGCGCTCCAACGCCCGGCGTGCTTCCTCGCTGTAGAGCAGTTCCTTCGGCATCACCCGTCACCTCCGTCTCAGTAGTTTTTTAGGCTTTGGCGGCGGCTGGTTCCTTCTCTTCCACCTTGACGGCGAGGATGCTGTCCTCGTCCACGATGAGGTAATCTTCACCGCCGATTTTGATTTCCGTGCCTGCATACTTGCTGAAAATCACGACATCGCCCTCTTTCACGGCAACGGGGCGGCGTTCTCCGCTTTCCAGCAATTTGCCGGGACCAACGGCGACGACGACACCTTCTTGCGGCTTTTCCTTTGCGGTGTCAGGAAGGATGATGCCTCCAGGCGTTCGCTCCTCTTCCTCTCGCGGTTTCACCAATACCCGACTGCCCAACGGACGCACGGTCATACGCGTCACCTCCTCACACCGAGATGGTTTTTAGCACTGTTGCACCGAGAGTGCTAACCGCACACATAATTTTAGCCGCTACAAGATGGGTGTCAAGAGCCTGTAAGTTCACGCCGCAACTGTCAATGCGACGAGAGGTGCGACAGCGGTGTCTATGCTTGTTCGGTGCGCGGCGAAGGTAAATTTGTGCCTGAACATTGTGCGTCGGCGCGACGACGGTTATCACGATTTAGAATCGTTGGTGACAGCGGTGAGCGTTTGGGATCACCTTGAAATCACACCGGTGCCGCAATTCGTCGTGGAGGACGAACGGGGACGGGCTTTAGGTGACGACAACACCGTTTGGCGAGCGGCGCGTCTCTTAGCAACCGTGTGGTGCAAACCGCTGCAGGTGAGGGTGCGGTTGCACAAACGCATCCCCACTGAGGCGGGATTGGGTGGGGGGAGCAGCGATGCTGCAGGCGTTCTGCTCGCGTTGCGCGCGCTGTGGGGCGTGCGGTGGAGTTGGCGACGGTTGTTGCCCTTAGCCGCTCGCATCGGCGCCGATGTCCCGTTTTTCTTGGTGCCAACAGGATGCGCCATCGTAAAAGGCATCGGCGATCAGGTAGAACCGATACATTTGCCCCGCCTTTGGACGGTGTTGGCGAAACCGGCAGAATCCATGCCGACAAAAGATGCCTTTAACTTATGGGACGATGAGCCGATAACCGTAAATGTCAATCCCTACGCGTTGGTGACGGCGCTCGTAAACGGCGATTGGGTGACAGCGCAACAGCATGCGCAGAACGCTTTTGAACGGTTACTTGCCGCTCGTATCCCGCAGGTGACAAACTTGAAGCAGCGCCTCCTTGACGCGGGTGCGAAGATCGCGGTAATGTCGGGTAGCGGCACGACGGTCGTTGGGGTGTTTACCGATGCCCACAGCGCTCGGCGTGCGTGGGAAAGGGTCAAACTTTGCGCATCGTGGAGTGTAGTCGCCCGCACCGTAAAACGGGGGATTGTCGTCCGACGGGGGGAACCTTGATGCGCGCTTTGTTGCAATGGGATTTTACTGAGCCGCCCGATGCAAAACATTTGCAGCTGCTCGTCAAGGTCGCCGAACGCGAGCCGTGGGCGCTGGAACACGGTCTCTTGGCGGGCAAATGCGCTGCGTTGGCAGCCCGCGCGCTGACCCTGCGTGACCACGATATTCACCACCTCAGCGTTGCCGGGCTTTTGCACGATGTCGGCAAGTTAGCGGTGCCAGCCGAATTTCTTCAAAAGCCTGGTCCTTTGACTCCAGAGGAATTGGCTGTTATCCGCCGACATCCAACCCAGAGTGCCCGCATAGCGCGGGCTTTGCGTTTACCCGAAACGACAGTCACGGCGATTTGGCACCACCACGAGCGCGTTGACGGGCGCGGCTACCCCTTCGCCAAAAGGGGCGACGCCATCCCCGTTGAGGGACAAATTGTCGCCTTAAGCGAATTGGTCAGTGCCTTCTTGACCCCACGGCGTTATCGGTCAGCGCTTAGCCCAGCCCACGCTTGCGCGCGGTTGGAGGCGATGGCGGGGCAGTACCTGAGCGCAGAATTGGTGCGGGCGTTTCTGAGCCGCTTCCCGCAATTGTTCGGCGTTCACAGCCCTTCAACACTAGCGAGTTGGACCCAACCGTTACCAATTGAAGCGCTCGTTAGCGGAGAGGAAGCGACAGTCTGGCAGGCGACGACCGTTTTCTTGACCCGCTTGCTTTGGGACGCGGAACGGTTGTTCGGGCGAGGATTCTGCCACACCCTCACGCGGCAGCTGAGCCATTGGTTTGCATTACGGGATGTGCCTTTGCAGTTTCAAGGGTTGCGGTTGACTTCGTCGCGCCCGTGGTGGCAAACATTGAGCGATTTGGTGCGGCTGTGCCGCTTGCTGTTCGGGACGCTGCTGGCTACGCTCAGTTACTTGCTGGGCGCG includes:
- the groL_2 gene encoding 60 kDa chaperonin, with the translated sequence MPKELLYSEEARRALERGVNAVANAVKVTLGPKGRNVVLDKKFGAPTITKDGVTVAKEIELVEHFENLGAQLVREVASKTNDVAGDGTTTATVLAQAMVREGLKMVAAGSNPMALRRGIEKAVQRAVERLKEFAIEVKTREDIEHVASIAGNDPEIGKVIAEAMDKVGKDGVITIEESKGTETTVEFVEGLQFDRGYLSPYFVTDPERMECVLEEPFILIHEKKISSAMDLVPLLERVVRAGRPLLVIAEDVEGEALATLVINKLRGVLQCCAVKAPGFGERRKAMLEDIAILTGGTFLSEELGVKLENVTLDMLGRARKVVVTKDDTTIVEGAGSKEAIQGRIAQIKRQIEETESDYDREKLQERLAKLSGGVAVIKVGAPTETEMKEKKHRFEDALNATRAAVEEGIVAGGGVTYIHLTPALDELEKELTDPDEKIGVRIVKRALEEPLRQIAENAGWEGSVVVEKVRQFEPKQVNGDYHFTGFDALKEEFVDMVDRGIVDPVKVVRSALENAASIAAMLLTTEAVVAEKPEEEKEKAKAGHRHEF
- the rpfG_1 gene encoding Cyclic di-GMP phosphodiesterase response regulator RpfG; amino-acid sequence: MRALLQWDFTEPPDAKHLQLLVKVAEREPWALEHGLLAGKCAALAARALTLRDHDIHHLSVAGLLHDVGKLAVPAEFLQKPGPLTPEELAVIRRHPTQSARIARALRLPETTVTAIWHHHERVDGRGYPFAKRGDAIPVEGQIVALSELVSAFLTPRRYRSALSPAHACARLEAMAGQYLSAELVRAFLSRFPQLFGVHSPSTLASWTQPLPIEALVSGEEATVWQATTVFLTRLLWDAERLFGRGFCHTLTRQLSHWFALRDVPLQFQGLRLTSSRPWWQTLSDLVRLCRLLFGTLLATLSYLLGASFVTHWLEGLRQELPEPLNTVGTRYGLWIWQTPPDTWEAAVSDHDLIVSDR
- the ispE gene encoding 4-diphosphocytidyl-2-C-methyl-D-erythritol kinase yields the protein MSMLVRCAAKVNLCLNIVRRRDDGYHDLESLVTAVSVWDHLEITPVPQFVVEDERGRALGDDNTVWRAARLLATVWCKPLQVRVRLHKRIPTEAGLGGGSSDAAGVLLALRALWGVRWSWRRLLPLAARIGADVPFFLVPTGCAIVKGIGDQVEPIHLPRLWTVLAKPAESMPTKDAFNLWDDEPITVNVNPYALVTALVNGDWVTAQQHAQNAFERLLAARIPQVTNLKQRLLDAGAKIAVMSGSGTTVVGVFTDAHSARRAWERVKLCASWSVVARTVKRGIVVRRGEP
- the groS_1 gene encoding 10 kDa chaperonin, with amino-acid sequence MTVRPLGSRVLVKPREEEERTPGGIILPDTAKEKPQEGVVVAVGPGKLLESGERRPVAVKEGDVVIFSKYAGTEIKIGGEDYLIVDEDSILAVKVEEKEPAAAKA